The following coding sequences lie in one Phalacrocorax carbo chromosome 3, bPhaCar2.1, whole genome shotgun sequence genomic window:
- the FAM98A gene encoding protein FAM98A encodes MEFELLESDVLESLEDLGYKGPLLDDGALAQAVSRGASSPEFTKLCAWLVSELRLFCKLEENVQATNSPNEAEEFQLEMSGLLAEMNCPYTSLTSGDVTKRLHNQKNCLLLLTYLISELEAARMLCVNAPPKKAQEGGGSEVFQELKGICIALGMSKPPANITMFQFFSGIEKKLKETLAKVPPNHVGKPLLKKQLGPAHWEKIEAINQAIVNEYEVRRKLLVKRLDVTVQSFGWSDRAKSQTEKLAKVYQPKRALLSTKCTISVANLLAARQDLSKIMRTSSGSIREKTACAINKVLMGRVPDRGGRPNEIEPPPPEMPPWQKRPEAGPQQGGGRGGRGGYESSYGGRGGYDHGGHDRGGRGGYDSSYGGRGGHEQGSHDRGGRGRGGYDHGGRGGGRGNKLQGGWTDGGGGGYQDGSYRESNYRDAGFQTGGYHSGGGSGGGYQGGGYGGYQSSSYSGSGYQGGGGGGYQQENRYQDGGSHSDRGGGRGGGRGGRGGRGGRGGQGGGWGGRGGQNFNQGGQFEQHFQHGGYQYNQSGFGQGRHFTS; translated from the exons ATGGAGTTCGAGCTCCTGGAGAGCGACGTGCTGGAGTCGCTGGAGGACCTGGG TTATAAAGGTCCATTGTTAGATGACGGAGCGCTGGCTCAAGCAGTCTCTCGTGGAGCCAGTTCCCCTGAATTCACCAAACTCTGTGCTTGGTTGGTATCTGAGTTACGGCTATTCTGTAAACTAGAGGAAAATGTGCAGGCAACTAACA GTCCAAATGAAGCAGAAGAATTTCAACTCGAAATGAGTGGGTTGCTGGCTGAAATGAACTGTCCATATACATCATTAACATCAGGGGATGTGACAAAACGCCTTCATAATCAAAAGAACTGTCTCTTGCTGCTTA CATACCTCATCTCAGAACTGGAAGCTGCCAGAATGCTGTGTGTGAATGCCCCTCCTAAAAAAGCACAGGAAGGAGGTGGCAGTGAAGTCTTTCAGGAGCTAAAAGGCATATGTATTGCTTTAGGGATGTCCAAGCCTCCAGCCAACATAACGATGTTCCAGTTCTTCAGTggaattgaaaaaaaa CTGAAGGAAACCCTAGCAAAGGTTCCACCTAATCATGTTGGAAAACCTTTATTGAAGAAACAACTGGGACCAGCTCACTGG gaaaaaattgaaGCAATTAATCAAGCCATAGTCAACGAATACGAAGTCCGAAGAAAACTGTTAGTCAAACGTTTGGACGTTACTGTGCAGTCCTTTGGCTGGTCAGATAGAGCTAAG AGTCAAACAGAAAAACTGGCTAAAGTCTACCAGCCAAAACGTGCCCTTTTATCTACTAAGTGCACTATTTCCGTTGCAAATCTCTTGGCAGCTCGGCAGGATCTGTCAAAGATTATGAGAACAAGCAGTGGGTCCATCCGAGAGAAGACTGCATGTGCCATTAATAAG GTGCTAATGGGCAGAGTGCCTGACAGAGGAGGAAGGCCCAATGAAATTGAACCGCCACCTCCTGAGATGCCACCATGGCAGAAAAGACCAGAGGCTGGTCCGCAACAAGGCggtggcagaggaggaagaggtggcTACGAGTCCTCATATGGAGGACGAGGAGGTTATGACCATGGGGGTCACGAccgaggaggaagaggaggctaTGACTCATCATATGGAGGGCGAGGAGGTCACGAACAAGGAAGCCACGATCGAGGGGGACGAGGACGTGGTGGTTATGATCAtggaggcagaggaggtggAAGAGGAAACAAGCTTCAAGGAGGCTGGACAGATGGTGGAGGTGGTGGCTACCAGGATGGCAGTTACAGGGAGAGCAACTACAGAGATGCAGGTTTTCAAACAGGTGGCTACCACAgtggtggtggcagtggtggtggCTACCAAGGAGGAGGCTATGGTGGCTACCAGTCATCTTCATATTCAGGAAGTGGCTACCaaggggggggtggtggtggctACCAGCAAGAAAACAGATATCAAGATGGTGGGTCCCACAGTGACCGAGGGGGTGGGCgtggaggagggaggggtggCCGTGGAGGTCGTGGTGGCCGTGGAGGTcaaggaggaggctgggggggcagaGGTGGACAGAACTTTAATCAAGGGGGGCAGTTTGAGCAGCACTTCCAGCATGGAGGTTATCAGTATAATCAATCTGGCTTTGGACAAGGAAGACACTTCACAAGCTGA